One Triticum dicoccoides isolate Atlit2015 ecotype Zavitan chromosome 4B, WEW_v2.0, whole genome shotgun sequence genomic window carries:
- the LOC119290901 gene encoding anthranilate synthase alpha subunit 2, chloroplastic-like, giving the protein MESLAAATFSPSRLAAHPAPPAAAAAGRSRAVAARGRRRSSSGLRCSSASARASATPVINGSAAAKAEEEDRRRFFEAAARGTGKGNLVPVWECIVSDHLTPVLAYRCLVPEDDMDTPSFLFESVEQGLEGTTNVGRYSMVGAHPVMEVVAKENKVTIMDHEKAEVTEKIMDDPMQVPRSIMEGWHPQEIDQLPEAFSGGWVGFFSYDTVRYVEKKKIPFSGAPHDDRNLPDVHLGLYDDVLVFDNVEKKVYVIHWVSVDRHASTEEAYKDGRSRLKRLLSKVHNANVPKLSPGFVKLHTRQFGTPLNKSTMTSDEYKGAVMQAKEHILAGNIFQIVLSQRFERRTYATPFEVYRALRIVNPSPYMAYVQARGCILVASSPEILTKVEKGKVINRPLAGTTRRGKTEHEDKLQEEQLLSDQKQCAEHIMLVDLGRNDVGKVSKSGSVKVEKLMNIERYSHVMHISSTVSGELDDRLESWDALRAALPVGTVSGAPKVKAMELIDQLEVTRRGPYSGGLGGISFDGDMLIALALRTIVFSTAPSHNTMYSYKSSDRRREWVAHLQAGAGIVADSIPDDEQKECENKAAALARAIDLAESAFVDKE; this is encoded by the exons ATGGAATCCCTAGCCGCCGCCACGTTCTCGCCCTCGCGCCTCGCTGCCCACCCCGCCCCGCCCGCGGCTGCGGCAGCGGGCAGATCgagggcggtggcggcacgagggaggaggaggagcagcagcggcCTGAGGTGCTCGtcggcgagcgcgagggcgagcgcGACCCCGGTGATCAATGGGAGCGCCGCCgcgaaggcggaggaggaggacagGAGGCGCTTCTTTGAGGCGGCGGCACGGGGGACCGGCAAGGGCAACCTGGTGCCCGTGTGGGAGTGCATCGTGTCGGATCACCTCACCCCCGTGCTCGCCTACCGCTGCCTCGTCCCCGAGGACGACATGGACACCCCCAGCTtcctcttcgagtccgtcgagcagGGGCTCGAGGGGACCACCAACGTT GGTCGTTACAGCATGGTGGGAGCCCACCCGGTGATGGAGGTCGTGGCCAAGGAGAACAAGGTCACCATCATGGACCATGAGAAGGCTGAGGTGACGGAGAAGATCATGGATGATCCTATGCAGGTTCCCAGGAGCATAATGGAGGGATGGCACCCGCAGGAGATCGACCAGCTCCCTGAGGCCTTCAGTG GTGGATGGGTTGGGTTCTTTTCCTATGATACAGTCCGCTATGTCGAAAAGAAGAAGATACCTTTCTCTGGTGCTCCCCACGATGATAGGAACCTCCCTGATGTTCACTTGGGGCTTTACGATGATGTTCTTGTCTTTGACAATGTTGAGAAG AAAGTATATGTCATCCATTGGGTAAGTGTGGACCGGCATGCATCCACCGAGGAAGCATACAAAGATGGCAGGTCTCGATTGAAGCGGTTGCTGTCTAAAGTTCACAATGCAAATGT CCCCAAGCTCTCTCCAGGATTTGTGAAGCTACATACTCGGCAGTTCGGTACACCCTTGAACAAATCGACCATGACAAGTGATGAGTACAAGGGTGCTGTTATGCAGGCTAAGGAGCATATTCTGGCCGGTAATATTTTCCAGATTGTTTTAAGCCAGCGTTTTGAGAGGCGAACTTATGCCACTCCATTTGAGGTTTACCGAGCTTTACGAATTGTCAACCCAAGCCCATACATGGCATATGTGCAG GCGAGAGGTTGTATCCTGGTAGCATCTAGTCCTGAAATTCTTACAAAAGTCGAGAAG GGAAAGGTTATTAACCGGCCACTTGCTGGGACTACACGAAGGGGCAAGACAGAGCATGAAGATAAATTGCAAGAGGAACAACTATTAAGTGATCAAAAGCAATGTGCCGAACACATTATGCTTGTAGACTTGGGAAGGAATGATGTTGGCAAG GTATCCAAATCTGGGTCTGTAAAGGTGGAGAAGTTGATGAACATCGAGCGGTACTCCCATGTCATGCACATCAGCTCCACG GTCAGTGGAGAGTTAGATGATCGCCTTGAAAGCTGGGATGCACTGCGAGCAGCATTGCCTGTTGGAACAGTCAGTGGGGCGCCAAAG GTAAAAGCCATGGAGCTAATAGATCAGTTGGAAGTCACAAGACGAGGACCATACAGTGGTGGCTTAGGAGGGATATCATTTGATGGTGACATGCTTATCGCTCTTGCTCTCCGCACCATTGTATTCTCAACAGCTCCAAGCCACAATACAATGTACTCATACAAAAGCTCAGATAGACGCCGAGAGTGGGTTGCTCACCTTCAGGCTGGTGCGGGCATTGTTGCTGATAGTATCCCAGACGATGAGCAAAAAGAATGTGAGAATAAGGCAGCTGCCCTAGCTCGGGCAATTGATCTTGCAGAGTCGGCTTTTGTAGACAAAGAATAG
- the LOC119290902 gene encoding putative serine/threonine-protein kinase isoform X1, whose amino-acid sequence MGSSASCLWSGSKSEPGPNGLAAAAASPRSGHVLSRSGRNIQVFSLKELKSATRNFHMMNCIGRGGFGPVYKGDLRDGTQVAIKRLSAESKQGTNEFLTEIDVISNVRHPNLVKLIGCCVEGNNRLLVYEYAENNSLSNALLGPKSRCIPLNWQTRAAICTGTASGLAFLHEEAQPRIVHRDIKASNILLDKTLVPKIGDFGLAKLFPDAITHISTRVAGTMGYLAPEYALLGQLTKKADIYSFGVLLLEVISGESSSKSTWGEDMHVLVEWTWKLREEGRLLEIVDPDVEEHPEEQVLRFIKVALLCTQATAQQRPSMKQVVHMLANETEIDLQNAVPPGVLKEPRRKMGSLGDLALDTSSSQSTRANVAGSCTTQTRDMNSCNFSTTEVSPR is encoded by the exons ATGGGGAGCTCCGCCAGCTGCCTCTGGAGCGGCTCCAAGTCGGAGCCAGGTCCAAATGGTCTAGCGGCCGCGGCGGCGTCTCCTCGTTCTG GCCATGTATTATCAAGATCCGGACGAAATATACAAGTCTTCTCCCTAAAAGAGTTGAAATCTGCCACACGGAATTTTCACATGATGAACTGCATTGGCCGTGGGGGTTTTGGACCAGTTTATAAG GGAGACCTGAGAGATGGCACCCAAGTTGCAATTAAAAGGCTTTCAGCTGAATCAAAGCAAGGAACTAATGAGTTCTTGACAGAGATCGATGTCATATCAAATGTGAGGCACCCCAACCTTGTAAAGCTCATTGGTTGCTGTGTCGAAGGGAATAACAGATTATTGGTGTATGAATATGCGGAGAACAACAGTTTGTCAAATGCTTTGCTTG GACCAAAGAGTAGATGTATTCCTTTGAACTGGCAAACAAGAGCTGCCATTTGTACTGGAACTGCTTCTGGTCTTGCATTTCTTCACGAGGAAGCACAACCACGCATAGTCCACCGTGATATCAAGGCTAGCAACATCTTACTTGATAAGACGCTGGTTCCTAAAATTGGAGATTTTGGACTGGCCAAGCTTTTCCCTGATGCCATCACTCACATTAGCACGCGTGTTGCCGGAACAAT GGGTTACTTGGCTCCAGAGTATGCATTATTGGGACAGTTAACCAAGAAAGCAGACATATATAGTTTTGGGGTGCTGCTTCTTGAAGTTATAAGTGGTGAAAGCAGCAGCAAATCGACTTGGGGGGAAGATATGCATGTCCTTGTGGAATGG ACATGGAAGCTGCGAGAAGAAGGGAGGCTTTTGGAAATTGTAGATCCAGATGTGGAAGAACACCCAGAGGAGCAAGTACTTCGTTTCATCAAGGTGGCACTTCTGTGCACCCAAGCAACAGCACAGCAGAGGCCATCCATGAAGCAGGTGGTCCATATGCTAGCTAATGAAACAGAAATCGATCTTCAAAACGCCGTCCCACCGGGTGTGCTGAAAGAACCCCGTCGTAAAATGGGCAGTTTGGGGGATTTGGCTCTGGACACGTCCTCGAGTCAGAGCACCAGAGCCAACGTGGCTGGCTCCTGCACCACACAGACCAGAGACATGAACAGCTGTAATTTTAGCACAACGGAGGTTTCACCTAGGTGA
- the LOC119290902 gene encoding cold-responsive protein kinase 1-like isoform X2, whose protein sequence is MMMSTLKKSSGHVLSRSGRNIQVFSLKELKSATRNFHMMNCIGRGGFGPVYKGDLRDGTQVAIKRLSAESKQGTNEFLTEIDVISNVRHPNLVKLIGCCVEGNNRLLVYEYAENNSLSNALLGPKSRCIPLNWQTRAAICTGTASGLAFLHEEAQPRIVHRDIKASNILLDKTLVPKIGDFGLAKLFPDAITHISTRVAGTMGYLAPEYALLGQLTKKADIYSFGVLLLEVISGESSSKSTWGEDMHVLVEWTWKLREEGRLLEIVDPDVEEHPEEQVLRFIKVALLCTQATAQQRPSMKQVVHMLANETEIDLQNAVPPGVLKEPRRKMGSLGDLALDTSSSQSTRANVAGSCTTQTRDMNSCNFSTTEVSPR, encoded by the exons ATGATGATGTCAACTCTGAAAAAAAGTTCAGGCCATGTATTATCAAGATCCGGACGAAATATACAAGTCTTCTCCCTAAAAGAGTTGAAATCTGCCACACGGAATTTTCACATGATGAACTGCATTGGCCGTGGGGGTTTTGGACCAGTTTATAAG GGAGACCTGAGAGATGGCACCCAAGTTGCAATTAAAAGGCTTTCAGCTGAATCAAAGCAAGGAACTAATGAGTTCTTGACAGAGATCGATGTCATATCAAATGTGAGGCACCCCAACCTTGTAAAGCTCATTGGTTGCTGTGTCGAAGGGAATAACAGATTATTGGTGTATGAATATGCGGAGAACAACAGTTTGTCAAATGCTTTGCTTG GACCAAAGAGTAGATGTATTCCTTTGAACTGGCAAACAAGAGCTGCCATTTGTACTGGAACTGCTTCTGGTCTTGCATTTCTTCACGAGGAAGCACAACCACGCATAGTCCACCGTGATATCAAGGCTAGCAACATCTTACTTGATAAGACGCTGGTTCCTAAAATTGGAGATTTTGGACTGGCCAAGCTTTTCCCTGATGCCATCACTCACATTAGCACGCGTGTTGCCGGAACAAT GGGTTACTTGGCTCCAGAGTATGCATTATTGGGACAGTTAACCAAGAAAGCAGACATATATAGTTTTGGGGTGCTGCTTCTTGAAGTTATAAGTGGTGAAAGCAGCAGCAAATCGACTTGGGGGGAAGATATGCATGTCCTTGTGGAATGG ACATGGAAGCTGCGAGAAGAAGGGAGGCTTTTGGAAATTGTAGATCCAGATGTGGAAGAACACCCAGAGGAGCAAGTACTTCGTTTCATCAAGGTGGCACTTCTGTGCACCCAAGCAACAGCACAGCAGAGGCCATCCATGAAGCAGGTGGTCCATATGCTAGCTAATGAAACAGAAATCGATCTTCAAAACGCCGTCCCACCGGGTGTGCTGAAAGAACCCCGTCGTAAAATGGGCAGTTTGGGGGATTTGGCTCTGGACACGTCCTCGAGTCAGAGCACCAGAGCCAACGTGGCTGGCTCCTGCACCACACAGACCAGAGACATGAACAGCTGTAATTTTAGCACAACGGAGGTTTCACCTAGGTGA